The genomic region CATCTTCATCTGTTCTATCAACATCTGCCACATACTCCTTCCCTTTCCTCTTCTTTGTCACAGTGTTGCACCCTAGCAATGAAGCTTCAGAGTTTTCACGACGATCATAAGCTTCAATGCTCTGGCCTTTCTTCCTAGTTCTACCCAAGTTAATCTCTTCTACATGTGATAGTGTCACTGGTGAAGCATCCTCCTCATCAACAAGATAATTATTCAGATAATTTGACTGAGACATAGAATGATCATAGGCAACTTCACCTTTCTGCCTTTTCTCAGCAGGATAGGCCCTCGATGAGGACATGTGTAACCTATCACCAGGTTCCCCTCGTAACTGGCCGTTCTTGCGCAACTTGTAAACTTGTTTCCTATCAACCTCGTCCAAAACTCTTGAAGAAGAGTTATGCAAGGGACTACGTTCATGCATCTTACCCTTCTGTTTTCCTTTCAAATAGTAGCTTTCTACTCCTGGCACATGCACATTTTCCCCAATGCTCTTTCTGGAGAAGCGTGCGTTTCCATCAACAGCCCATGCATCCTCCATAGTATCTTTCTTCAAAGATTTGGTCTTTCTAGAATCTAGGCCAGACTTCAATGAGGACAACCTAGATCCTTCTATGACACCACTAGGGTATGCGAACTTGCTTCTCATTAAAGGATTGCTATCCTCGTCATCATCGAATTGCTCAGATGAATCAGATTctgtttcatcatttttaatgAACGCTCTACTACCTTTCGAAGCAGCCATAAGTGGTCCCCCATTTTGCACATAGTTCCCTCTGATCTTCTCCTGTGATTGTTTCATTCTACCATCTGAATGCAAGTATCGGTCATTCATCTGTGGTAAGGATGCTTTATATGATTTAAAACTGAGATCAGGAGACTCTCGGCCTGTTTTCCACTTCTTGCTCCTAATATTCCAATCATCAGATCTAACAGACAAATCCACAGAGATATCTTCTCCTTGGTTCTTATTTTGCCAAAACAGTTCAGCACGTTCTGATAAGTCAACTCGACTCCCTTTCGATGGCAGTGGTGGAGTTCGGCCTTTCATAGACTTTATCTGATCTCCAACTGCAAATTGCTGATGGTTTTCAGCATATTTGGACTTTTTGGCAAAATCATAGGATGCTCTCATGTTAGGCGGCTTTGTAGAATATACTTTTGCCTCTGACAACTGATTTACATTCCTTTTCCTACCATAGGCCTGCAAATCATTCTTTGAAGACAGAGGCAAAGCCATGAAACTATCACCAGCTAATTCTTCCCCTCTTAAAAGGTCATACTTCTTCCCTGCTCTCAATGAACCTGATTTATTAATGATGCTATCACGCACAGCATTTCGGTCTCGTTGAAAACCCATTCCAAACATTGGGTCTTCAGCATCATCATCTAACCTCATCCGATCCCTTGCCCTGAGTGCTGCCCCTGACTCATATTTTTGTCGAGGAAGAGTTCCTGCCAAACCATATAGCTCAGAATTCATATCTAAACCAGGGTAAAAGTGGCTGCCAAACTCTTTTGCAGAAGGTAATTTTGACCCACCTGTTTTCAGTATACCTTTCGGATTCTGCTTCCTGTACTTTGCTGGTTCCAAAGCCATCGGCTGTGCTCGTGAAATGAATTCTAAACTTGGATCAACCCCATAGCCAGAGTGACGACCCATTTTCTGCAAAGCTTTCCGCTCCTTAACCCTTTTTCTCCACGACCCATCATCCAAATCATCTCTTTCGGAAGATTCAGAATCCTCATCTTCCATTTTCTCATGCATCAAACTCTTTTGACTTCTCATAATATTCAAAACACGAAGCCGCTCCTCAATACTGTATCCCCTACAATTAAGCCAAGCATCCCTTATTTGACAAAGATTAACCACCATACCATTCTGATGCTTCCTCAAATGATGGTAATGCTGCCGCTTCTGAAAGAAATTCAAACCATCCCGATAAAGTGCAACCCTCGGCTCACAAAGCCCTCCTTTCAACATATCAAACAACATCTTAATGGGACtcccaaaatgaaaattattacCCTTAAGAAGGTCATACAAAGTTCGCATAAATGTGTCCTGATCCATATCAGGCAAAAACTTAGAAAGGCTAAACCTTTCTTCATCACTTAAACACTCATTCCACACATCAAGAGATAAAATATCTTCCAATCCAGGAAGATCATATAACTCGAAAGGAACAGAGCAAGTCAAGTTCCCAACTTTGCAAAATTCAGCCCTGGTTTCACCTAATTCCAACAAATCAAAGTCATCTGAACCTGCCCCAGAATCagcatcatcaaattcatcatcatcatcagaaTCAACGGCGGGGCTTCTACGTTGAAGTTCATCCTCGTCACTCGACATAGTCGTCTCTCGACTACCCGGCGAAAACTCCGAATCAAATCGTGAAACTTTAAAGTTATTCTTCTCAATCGCCATCATAACATAAAACAccgaaaacaaacaaaataaaatctaattCCTCAATTctatcaaattttcaaaacactaTTTTCACCGTTTCCGAATAAAGCCAATTCATCAAAACCCTAACAGAAACAAACAAACGAAAAGAAAttgtcaaattttgaaattacaAACGGCAGAATAACAactacaataaaataaatcagaacgaaataaaattgaaattgagaagaaaaacaatacCTCATTCGAAGGAAAGAAGAATCTGCGTCGAAATTGAGAGAGTCGAGgaattgaagatttggagatttcttcttcttcttcttcttaatttgaaaaaaaaaatacggAGAGcgaaaaaaataagaaattggTTAAATCTGGGAAACCCTAAAGgggattaaataaaataggaaGGAGATAGAGGGCAAGGGGAGGGAAGGGGATGAAGAAGACGGTGGTGACGTGGAAGGATGGGAGCCGTCGAATAGAGATTGGAGGAGAAAAGACCAAAAAGGGcagagggggggggggggggggcgcGGAGGTagaggaaagagagaaagaaagagagtggAAAGGAACTAAAGGGTTTggtgaaagagagagaaagggggTGACTCGACTCGACTCGACTCAGCGAGTTGAGTTCGTgcgaaagagaaagagagcaAGGAAGCCAGACGAGCGATTTAGGAAGTTTCCGGCCGTTGGATCTGTCCCTCTTGAGGCGCTATTTCCCTCTTCGACGTCGTTCAATCCCCTTCTCTTTTTTCCCTTCATTTAAAGGTTTCCTTTTTGGAGTTGTACGGATGAACGTGGAGGCAGTCCAGTGAAACTGGAATGGTGGTAGTTAAACCGTTATTgttataaacataaacatttttcctttaaaaaaccaaaaagaaaaaaaaatccatttttatATGATAATTAAACTGTTAACATGCTATTAGAATGCGTAATCTTACCATATctatatttatgttttaaaaagactataaacttaaataataaaaaagctcatgaattatatgaatttatgTAATTGAGCCCTACATTCTTACAATACTCAAAgaagtctttattttttatttatatttaataaaaaaattatatttttttattcttatatcCACACAAACTTTTAATgtataatgaaaaattaatagcTATTAGATCACATGtcaattaatattttctatCTACGTGAATTAATAACATGATTATATATCAATTGAGATAATCACGTCATATATCAAGCGATAAATGTGAATAAGAGAAAATGGAAACATAGTTCATCTCTATTAAGTTTACGTAAGTATAATGAATACGAAATTTTTGAGTACAGTATATTATAGAAACTTAATTATAtacattaatataatttaggattttttttattatttaagaaTAGAGGTACAAAAAGTACCATTGACATAAATTTGTAATTCATAAGGGATAAGGAATTACTACTAACATATAGGActatcaatttatttt from Theobroma cacao cultivar B97-61/B2 chromosome 9, Criollo_cocoa_genome_V2, whole genome shotgun sequence harbors:
- the LOC18590801 gene encoding uncharacterized protein LOC18590801 isoform X2, coding for MMAIEKNNFKVSRFDSEFSPGSRETTMSSDEDELQRRSPAVDSDDDDEFDDADSGAGSDDFDLLELGETRAEFCKVGNLTCSVPFELYDLPGLEDILSLDVWNECLSDEERFSLSKFLPDMDQDTFMRTLYDLLKGNNFHFGSPIKMLFDMLKGGLCEPRVALYRDGLNFFQKRQHYHHLRKHQNGMVVNLCQIRDAWLNCRGYSIEERLRVLNIMRSQKSLMHEKMEDEDSESSERDDLDDGSWRKRVKERKALQKMGRHSGYGVDPSLEFISRAQPMALEPAKYRKQNPKGILKTGTLPRQKYESGAALRARDRMRLDDDAEDPMFGMGFQRDRNAVRDSIINKSGSLRAGKKYDLLRGEELAGDSFMALPLSSKNDLQAYGRKRNVNQLSEAKVYSTKPPNMRASYDFAKKSKYAENHQQFAVGDQIKSMKGRTPPLPSKGSRVDLSERAELFWQNKNQGEDISVDLSVRSDDWNIRSKKWKTGRESPDLSFKSYKASLPQMNDRYLHSDGRMKQSQEKIRGNYVQNGGPLMAASKGSRAFIKNDETESDSSEQFDDDEDSNPLMRSKFAYPSGVIEGSRLSSLKSGLDSRKTKSLKKDTMEDAWAVDGNARFSRKSIGENVHVPGVESYYLKGKQKGKMHERSPLHNSSSRVLDEVDRKQVYKLRKNGQLRGEPGDRLHMSSSRAYPAEKRQKGEVAYDHSMSQSNYLNNYLVDEEDASPVTLSHVEEINLGRTRKKGQSIEAYDRRENSEASLLGCNTVTKKRKGKEYVADVDRTDEDGNLQSNLQQQTDDSPFLKKKGKRKVEVDAGTSDMEVSELHAAEMGATDVEMETKPQKKPFTLITPTVHTGFSFSIIHLLSAVRMAMITPLPEDSLEVGKPREEQSGKQEGSMNGVLSRDNAVTNNLDHPVQTSVPSLTVHEIVNRVTVNPGDPCILETQEPLQDLVRGVLKIFSSKTAPLGAKGWKALVAYEKSTKSWSWVGPVTHSSNDHETIEEVTSPEAWGLPHKMLVKLVDSFANWLKNGQETLQQIGSLPAPPLELMQVNLDEKERFRDLRAQKSLNTISSSSEEVRAYFRREELLRYSIPDRAFSYTAADGKKSIVAPLRRCGGKPTSKARDHFMLKRDRPPHVTILCLVRDAAARLPGSIGTRADVCTLIRDSQYIVEDVSDAQVNQVVSGALDRLHYERDPCVQFDGERKLWVYLHREREEEDFEDDGTSSTKKWKRQKKDPTEQSDQGAVTVAFHGTGDQSGFDLGSDLNVEPSCVDDDKKMETDCHDRQNGEDNADTSHGSEQGNTQQGHPMTWEPLDLNPVQESKLLCQENSTNEDFDDETFGRERAVGLLRASIL
- the LOC18590801 gene encoding uncharacterized protein LOC18590801 isoform X1, translated to MMAIEKNNFKVSRFDSEFSPGSRETTMSSDEDELQRRSPAVDSDDDDEFDDADSGAGSDDFDLLELGETRAEFCKVGNLTCSVPFELYDLPGLEDILSLDVWNECLSDEERFSLSKFLPDMDQDTFMRTLYDLLKGNNFHFGSPIKMLFDMLKGGLCEPRVALYRDGLNFFQKRQHYHHLRKHQNGMVVNLCQIRDAWLNCRGYSIEERLRVLNIMRSQKSLMHEKMEDEDSESSERDDLDDGSWRKRVKERKALQKMGRHSGYGVDPSLEFISRAQPMALEPAKYRKQNPKGILKTGGSKLPSAKEFGSHFYPGLDMNSELYGLAGTLPRQKYESGAALRARDRMRLDDDAEDPMFGMGFQRDRNAVRDSIINKSGSLRAGKKYDLLRGEELAGDSFMALPLSSKNDLQAYGRKRNVNQLSEAKVYSTKPPNMRASYDFAKKSKYAENHQQFAVGDQIKSMKGRTPPLPSKGSRVDLSERAELFWQNKNQGEDISVDLSVRSDDWNIRSKKWKTGRESPDLSFKSYKASLPQMNDRYLHSDGRMKQSQEKIRGNYVQNGGPLMAASKGSRAFIKNDETESDSSEQFDDDEDSNPLMRSKFAYPSGVIEGSRLSSLKSGLDSRKTKSLKKDTMEDAWAVDGNARFSRKSIGENVHVPGVESYYLKGKQKGKMHERSPLHNSSSRVLDEVDRKQVYKLRKNGQLRGEPGDRLHMSSSRAYPAEKRQKGEVAYDHSMSQSNYLNNYLVDEEDASPVTLSHVEEINLGRTRKKGQSIEAYDRRENSEASLLGCNTVTKKRKGKEYVADVDRTDEDGNLQSNLQQQTDDSPFLKKKGKRKVEVDAGTSDMEVSELHAAEMGATDVEMETKPQKKPFTLITPTVHTGFSFSIIHLLSAVRMAMITPLPEDSLEVGKPREEQSGKQEGSMNGVLSRDNAVTNNLDHPVQTSVPSLTVHEIVNRVTVNPGDPCILETQEPLQDLVRGVLKIFSSKTAPLGAKGWKALVAYEKSTKSWSWVGPVTHSSNDHETIEEVTSPEAWGLPHKMLVKLVDSFANWLKNGQETLQQIGSLPAPPLELMQVNLDEKERFRDLRAQKSLNTISSSSEEVRAYFRREELLRYSIPDRAFSYTAADGKKSIVAPLRRCGGKPTSKARDHFMLKRDRPPHVTILCLVRDAAARLPGSIGTRADVCTLIRDSQYIVEDVSDAQVNQVVSGALDRLHYERDPCVQFDGERKLWVYLHREREEEDFEDDGTSSTKKWKRQKKDPTEQSDQGAVTVAFHGTGDQSGFDLGSDLNVEPSCVDDDKKMETDCHDRQNGEDNADTSHGSEQGNTQQGHPMTWEPLDLNPVQESKLLCQENSTNEDFDDETFGRERAVGLLRASIL